A region of Larimichthys crocea isolate SSNF chromosome X, L_crocea_2.0, whole genome shotgun sequence DNA encodes the following proteins:
- the LOC109141299 gene encoding LOW QUALITY PROTEIN: uncharacterized protein LOC109141299 (The sequence of the model RefSeq protein was modified relative to this genomic sequence to represent the inferred CDS: inserted 1 base in 1 codon), translating to MVDSTTDGLRTTKASSDWVYFLQNLADPPTLNTYSSGAKTAADISFAGIRYSSNSDRSSTTNADTTGRSTTDTSSASGSTIDARGSTTDTGSASWSTIDAGGSSDSPQNIAVNLVLEKKNLKTHNRRQHSSIARDITANHYLQSVCIDNKRGIFAVLMTFKGPAHYIHVQKCTCQLDTCNRHYEYARRSGQVGFDCQHIQSLVYSSVATNLPVALDEDILTDMVINKWFSKDTEGDCLRRKLAADADGAPLSFEVNLRQEQRQYFFSVFEPHISSYCRFGRLMVHYNGVKNSWLCPCTKARKSCPHKAIAKWSNAANPCVISPSYHKWAPWIGPHTRASNMLLNTEYQKGTGSKQANPADQAEMDISEDRLINEIMNLKVDAVRNLAKQCGLESTGSKMDLVIRLKEQMKSRSAFDKVFQKVWGASGGWAVIMCPCGIINSIKFNVRAESPRDYCDMLLSFKHFPNVVIYDFARGLATQTNLREPVKIPFMPNEGRLAEATPEXQSAQKGDLKVNLPWLKVKKVHADSNAHPSTGSAEHYALYDTFHEANTREAIDCLRKIALVPELHGSKMRRNNYFLNMMSPGSHIFLMRSIIHHHNTMLNEKTLADIEKISSADITLDSSGKAIMGV from the exons ATGGTAGATTCTACGACGGATGGCTTGAGAACGACGAAAGCATCGTCCGATTGGGTCTATTTCTTGCAGAATTTGGCGGACCCTCCAACGCTGAATACGTATTCCTCTGGAGCGAAGACTGCCGCGGACATAAGTTTCGCCGGCATTAG GTACAGCAGTAACAGTGACCGCAGCTCCACCACTAATGCCGACACCACCGGCAGGTCCACCACTGACACCAGCAGTGCCAGCGGGTCCACCATTGACGCCAGAGGGTCCACCACTGACACCGGCAGTGCCAGCTGGTCCACCATTGACGCCGGAGG GAGCAGTGACAGTCCCCAAAATATTGCTGTCAACTTGgtattagaaaagaaaaacctcaaaaCTCATAATCGGAGACAACACTCATCAATAGCACGAGACATCACAGCAAATCACtatctgcagtctgtgtgtattGATAACAAAAGGGgcatttttgcagttttaatgaCATTCAAGGGTCCTGCCCATTACATTCATGTCCAGAAGTGTACCTGTCAATTGGACACATGCAACAGGCATTATGAGTATGCACGCAGAAGTGGGCAAGTAGGTTTTGACTGCCAACATATTCAGTCATTGGTGTACAGTTCTGTGGCCACTAATTTACCTGTTGCCCTTGATGAAGATATTCTAACAGATATGGTAATCAACAAATGGTTCAGCAAGGACACAGAGGGAGATTGTTTAAGAAGGAAGCTGGCTGCTGATGCAGATGGTGCACCACTGAGCTTTGAAGTAAATCTCAGGCAAGAACAAAGACAgtactttttttctgtgtttgagcCACACATCTCCTCGTACTGTAGATTTGGAAGGCTCATGGTCCACTACAATGGTGTCAAAAATTCCTGGCTTTGCCCTTGCACAAAGGCTCGAAAATCTTGCCCACACAAAGCCATAGCTAAGTGGA GTAATGCTGCTAATCCATGCGTGATATCGCCATCCTACCACAAATGGGCACCTTGGATTGGACCACACACCAGGGCAAGCAACATGTTATTAAACACAGAATACCAGAAGGGTACAGGCAGCAAGCAGGCAAACCCTGCAGACCAGGCCGAGATGGATATATCCGAGGACAGATTGATCAACGAAATAATGAACTTGAAG GTTGACGCGGTGCGAAACCTGGCCAAACAGTGTGGCCTTGAGTCAACGGGTTCCAAAATGGATCTTGTCATCAGGTTGAAAGAACAGATGAAAAGCCGCAGTGCTTTTGACAAGGTCTTTCAAAAAGTATGGGGTGCATCTG GTGGCTGGGCAGTGATAATGTGCCCCTGTGGAATCATTAATTCTATCAAGTTCAATGTGAGGGCAGAAAGTCCACGGGACTACTGTGATATGTTGCTATCATTTAAGCACTTTCCTAATGTAGTCATATATGATTTTGCAAGAGGTCtggccacacaaacaaacctgcGTGAGCCAGTAAAAATCCCCTTTATGCCAAATGAAGGCAGACTCGCTGAAGCCACGCCAG ACCAGTCTGCACAGAAAGGTGATCTGAAAGTAAACCTGCCATGGCTGAAGGTTAAAAAGGTGCATGCAGACAGCAACGCACACCCCTCTACAGGCTCGGCTGAACACTATGCTCTGTATGACACTTTCCACGAGGCCAACACCAGAGAAGCAATAGACTGCTTGAGGAAAATTGCCCTGGTACCAGAACTGCATGGCTCCAAGATGAGGAGGAATAACTATTTTCTAAATATGATGTCTCCGGGGAGCCATATTTTTCTCATGCGCTCTATCATTCATCATCACAACACCATGTTGAATGAGAAGACCCTGGCTGACATTGAGAAAATCTCATCAGCAGACATCACACTGGATTCATCTGGAAAGGCCATAATGggtgtgtaa
- the ndufs8a gene encoding NADH:ubiquinone oxidoreductase core subunit S8a — protein MAATLRLLYSVSRPGTSVASQNLVRSFSVSTQRQGFKYVNAQEMPTDMKSITDRAAQTLLWTELFRGLGMTMSYLFREPATINYPFEKGPLSPRFRGEHALRRYPSGEERCIACKLCEAICPAQAITIEAETRADGSRRTTRYDIDMTKCIYCGFCQEACPVDAIVEGPNFEFSTETHEELLYNKEKLLNNGDKWEPEIAANIQADYLYR, from the exons ATGGCAGCAACGTTGCGTTTACTGTACTCCGTGTCAAGACCAG GCACTTCTGTGGCCAGCCAGAATCTAGTGAGGTCCTTCAGTGTGTCTACACAAAGGCAAGGATTCA AGTATGTGAACGCTCAGGAGATGCCCACAGACATGAAGTCCATCACAGACCGAGCAGCTCAGACACTGCTGTGGACGGAGCTGTTCAGAG GTCTGGGCATGACGATGAGCTACCTGTTCAGAGAGCCCGCCACCATCAACTACCCGTTTGAGAAGGGGCCGCTGTCACCACGCTTCAGAGGAGAACACGCCCTGCGCAG GTACCCTTCAGGGGAGGAGCGGTGCATTGCCTGCAAGCTGTGTGAAGCTATCTGCCCTgcccag GCCATCACAATCGAAGCAGAGACTCGTGCTGATGGCAGCAGGAGGACGACTCGCTACGACATCGACATGACCAAATGTATCTACTGCGGCTTCTGTCAGGAGGCGTGTCCTGTGGATGCCATcgtagag GGTCCTAACTTTGAGTTTTCCACCGAAACCCATGAAGAGCTGCTCTACAACAAGGAGAAGCTCCTCAACAACGGAGACAAGTGGGAACCAGAGATAGCTGCCAACATACAAGCTGATTACCTCTACCGAtag